Proteins from one Mucilaginibacter jinjuensis genomic window:
- a CDS encoding S41 family peptidase, whose amino-acid sequence MKKLYLLLFAAFLINASASAQRQEVYFTSYPALTPDGKTIIFSYEGDLWKADVNNPVAVRLTAMQGQETSPRVSPDGQWLAFSSNQFGNNDVYVMPLAGGDIKQLTYHEASDEVDSWSWDSKTIYFTSGRYNSFSAYKVSKDGGTPVRLFDNYFNTIHGVFEHPQTGELFFSNTWESYRFPQRKHYKGAYNPDIQSYNPKTKAYKQYTNWIGKDFWATLDQKGNIYFVSDEANGEYNLYTFNNGVKTQLTDFKTSIKRPYVSANGAKIAFEKDYQLYVYDVASKQTQTLNFAIYRNDVLPKQQEFEITGHIEAMDASADGKKLAFVSRGELFVSDVEGKFIQHVEHGNSERVTEVKWLADNRTLLFNQTLDGYVNWYTISADGKGTEKQITSDKRSNRLLTLNKNRTQGVYLSGRDEVRVMDLKTLTSKTVAHDEIWGFQNSAPGFSPNDEYVFYTAYRNFELDIFAYNVNSRKTINLTNTGVTESDPFWSPDGKYVYFATSRTQPAYPYGPHDAHIYRIPLQKFDEDFKLDKFNDLFKEEKKEETKPVDTKDKKTGDKKPVSQQPAPKPPADITIDTDNLMKRIELISPNFGTQGNPYVIQKGTKTFVYYISDQMEGKRGIFRTTIEPFENNKTEKVTGADAGNYDIVSSGDKYYALASGNIYKLNLDQNKVDKIDLNYKFDRNLDGEFKQMFDEAWAGLEENYYDGNFHGVDWPAIHKQYATYVPYLNNRADLRLMLNDMLGELNSSHMGFNSAGPEERTTLRYRTMETGISFDNNEPYKVLAIIKNSNADHKGVDVQPGDKLTAVNGVSVDEKQDRSYYFTKPSLDNELQLTFDRQGKSIDVKIHPESSGDLRGNLYDEWIENNRKEVTGKSNGRIAYAYMKAMGTDDLEKFLEDMVEDAYKKDALILDLRYNTGGNVHDAVLNFLSQRPYLQWQYRDGKRTQQPNFTPAAKPIILLVNEQTLSDGEMTATGFKALGLGKIVGSETYRWIIFTSAKGLVDGSSYRIPAWGCFTLDGKDIEKEGVKPDININTTFTDRLNNNDPQLDKAISEIMKELK is encoded by the coding sequence ATGAAAAAACTTTACCTGCTTTTGTTTGCAGCTTTTTTAATCAACGCATCGGCATCTGCCCAGCGTCAGGAAGTTTACTTTACATCTTACCCGGCTTTAACGCCTGATGGCAAGACAATAATCTTCAGCTATGAGGGCGATTTATGGAAGGCAGATGTAAATAACCCGGTAGCAGTAAGGCTCACCGCCATGCAGGGCCAGGAAACCAGTCCACGGGTATCGCCGGATGGGCAATGGCTGGCATTTTCATCCAATCAGTTTGGTAATAACGATGTATATGTAATGCCGTTGGCCGGTGGCGATATTAAACAGCTCACCTACCACGAAGCCAGCGATGAGGTTGATTCCTGGAGCTGGGATTCTAAAACTATCTACTTTACATCGGGCAGATACAATAGCTTTAGTGCCTATAAAGTGAGCAAAGACGGCGGCACGCCTGTACGCTTGTTCGATAACTACTTTAACACAATACACGGTGTGTTTGAACATCCGCAAACCGGCGAATTGTTTTTCAGCAATACCTGGGAGAGTTACCGCTTCCCGCAACGTAAACATTATAAAGGTGCTTACAACCCTGATATTCAATCGTACAACCCTAAAACCAAAGCCTACAAACAGTACACCAACTGGATTGGTAAAGATTTCTGGGCTACGCTGGATCAAAAAGGTAATATCTATTTTGTATCAGACGAGGCTAATGGCGAGTACAACCTTTACACCTTCAACAACGGCGTTAAAACTCAGCTTACCGATTTTAAAACTTCAATCAAACGCCCTTATGTTAGTGCCAATGGGGCTAAAATAGCCTTTGAGAAAGACTATCAATTGTATGTGTATGATGTGGCATCTAAACAAACACAGACGCTAAACTTCGCCATATACAGAAACGACGTTTTACCTAAGCAGCAGGAATTTGAAATTACCGGCCATATCGAAGCGATGGATGCATCAGCAGATGGTAAAAAACTGGCTTTTGTATCGCGCGGCGAATTATTTGTAAGCGATGTGGAAGGCAAATTTATTCAGCACGTTGAACACGGTAACTCAGAGCGGGTAACCGAGGTAAAATGGCTTGCCGATAACCGTACACTGCTGTTTAACCAAACATTAGACGGTTATGTAAACTGGTATACTATCAGCGCAGATGGTAAAGGCACCGAGAAACAAATAACAAGCGATAAACGCAGCAACCGTTTATTGACACTTAACAAAAACCGCACACAAGGCGTTTACTTAAGTGGCCGCGACGAGGTTAGGGTGATGGACCTGAAAACCTTAACCAGCAAAACTGTTGCACACGATGAGATCTGGGGCTTCCAAAATTCGGCACCGGGATTTTCCCCTAATGACGAGTATGTATTTTATACTGCTTATCGCAATTTCGAACTGGATATTTTTGCGTATAACGTTAACAGCCGCAAAACCATTAACCTCACCAATACAGGCGTTACAGAATCAGATCCATTCTGGTCGCCGGATGGGAAGTATGTATATTTTGCTACTTCGCGTACACAGCCTGCTTACCCTTATGGCCCGCACGATGCACATATTTACCGTATACCGCTGCAAAAGTTTGATGAAGATTTTAAGCTAGATAAGTTTAACGACCTGTTTAAAGAAGAGAAAAAAGAAGAAACCAAACCGGTTGATACTAAAGACAAAAAAACAGGCGATAAGAAACCGGTATCACAGCAACCTGCCCCCAAACCACCGGCAGATATTACGATTGATACCGACAACCTGATGAAACGCATCGAGCTCATCAGCCCTAACTTCGGCACACAGGGTAACCCTTATGTGATACAGAAAGGCACCAAAACATTTGTTTATTATATATCAGATCAGATGGAAGGCAAACGTGGTATTTTCCGTACCACCATCGAACCATTTGAAAACAATAAAACCGAAAAAGTAACCGGTGCAGATGCTGGCAACTACGACATTGTAAGCAGCGGCGATAAGTATTATGCGCTGGCGAGTGGCAACATCTACAAGCTCAACCTGGACCAGAATAAGGTTGATAAAATCGACCTTAATTACAAATTCGACCGTAACCTTGATGGTGAGTTTAAGCAGATGTTTGATGAAGCCTGGGCCGGGTTAGAGGAGAATTATTACGATGGTAATTTTCATGGGGTAGATTGGCCGGCCATTCACAAACAATACGCAACCTATGTACCCTATCTGAATAATCGTGCCGATTTGCGCCTGATGCTGAACGATATGCTGGGCGAACTTAACTCATCGCACATGGGCTTTAACAGCGCAGGACCAGAAGAGCGTACTACCCTGCGTTATCGCACGATGGAAACGGGTATCAGCTTTGATAATAACGAGCCATATAAAGTATTAGCCATAATTAAAAACAGCAATGCCGACCATAAAGGTGTGGATGTGCAGCCGGGCGATAAACTAACCGCTGTAAACGGTGTATCTGTTGATGAGAAACAAGACCGCAGTTATTACTTCACCAAGCCATCGTTAGATAATGAGTTGCAGCTCACGTTTGATCGCCAGGGCAAGAGCATCGATGTAAAAATACACCCGGAATCATCGGGCGATTTGCGAGGTAACCTGTACGATGAATGGATAGAAAATAACCGTAAAGAAGTTACCGGCAAAAGTAACGGCCGTATTGCCTATGCTTACATGAAAGCGATGGGCACCGACGATCTGGAGAAATTTCTGGAAGATATGGTTGAGGACGCGTATAAGAAAGACGCGCTGATACTCGACCTACGGTACAATACCGGTGGCAATGTGCACGATGCTGTGCTTAACTTTTTATCACAGCGCCCATACCTTCAATGGCAGTACCGCGATGGTAAGCGCACACAGCAGCCTAACTTTACACCAGCAGCCAAACCGATAATTTTGCTGGTTAACGAGCAAACCCTCAGCGATGGCGAAATGACGGCAACTGGTTTTAAGGCGCTTGGCCTCGGCAAAATTGTTGGTAGCGAAACCTATCGTTGGATCATTTTCACCAGTGCCAAAGGCCTGGTTGATGGTTCGAGCTACCGTATACCTGCCTGGGGCTGTTTTACGCTCGATGGTAAGGACATAGAGAAAGAAGGTGTAAAACCCGATATTAATATCAACACCACGTTTACAGACCGGCTAAACAATAACGATCCGCAATTGGATAAGGCCATTAGCGAGATTATGAAAGAGCTAAAATAA
- a CDS encoding glycosyltransferase — protein MLKVVHLNTYDGNGGAGKACLRLNRALLDENIDSKVIVHYKFGKNKDIGTFNNTVLQKGYAAATIILERVLGKGYLKPNMRTPFSFAWFGRSVIDHPDVKAADVIHLHWVNHSFLNPSHLAEIAKLNKPVLWTFHDSNAFTGGCHVRYTCDHYQRECGYCPLLKKSEADDISNKIWHQKNETYKKLNFTIVAPSSWMLSSVLMSSLMKDKAIKQIPNTLDTGIFKPQDKKQVRAALGLPTDKFIFLSGFMPSRKDLHKGTQYLMDSLEMLKTNRGVHADDIELVIFGNRNTDQLPVFPFKTTFLGTIGSESKLAECYAAADAFLIPSLEDNLPYTVMESLACGTPVISFTTGGIPDMVNHEYNGYLAEYKSAESFTAGMEWVVDYPDQQLLQKQARQTVMQYFSEDTVAKKHIKLYEQVIKTTAKAKTKA, from the coding sequence ATGTTAAAAGTAGTGCATTTAAACACTTATGATGGTAATGGTGGCGCGGGCAAAGCCTGTTTAAGGTTAAACCGGGCACTGTTAGACGAAAATATTGATTCTAAAGTGATAGTACACTACAAGTTTGGTAAAAATAAGGATATAGGGACTTTTAATAATACGGTGTTGCAAAAAGGTTACGCAGCTGCCACTATTATTTTAGAACGTGTACTGGGTAAGGGTTACCTGAAGCCTAATATGCGCACCCCTTTTTCTTTTGCCTGGTTCGGGCGTTCTGTGATAGATCACCCGGATGTTAAGGCTGCCGATGTGATCCACCTGCATTGGGTTAACCATAGCTTTTTGAATCCATCGCACCTGGCAGAAATTGCTAAACTGAATAAACCCGTGCTCTGGACCTTCCACGACAGCAACGCCTTTACCGGCGGCTGCCATGTACGCTACACCTGCGACCATTACCAGCGCGAGTGTGGCTACTGCCCGTTGCTTAAAAAGAGTGAAGCCGATGATATATCAAACAAGATCTGGCATCAGAAAAACGAAACTTACAAGAAACTCAACTTTACCATTGTTGCCCCAAGTTCTTGGATGTTAAGCTCTGTTTTAATGAGCAGTTTGATGAAGGATAAGGCCATTAAACAAATCCCTAACACCTTAGATACCGGCATTTTTAAACCGCAGGACAAAAAGCAGGTACGTGCTGCTTTAGGTTTACCAACTGATAAATTTATCTTCCTGAGTGGTTTTATGCCATCGCGGAAAGATTTGCATAAGGGTACACAATACCTGATGGATAGTCTCGAAATGTTAAAGACTAATCGCGGGGTACATGCTGATGATATTGAACTGGTAATATTCGGCAACCGTAATACAGATCAATTACCGGTATTCCCATTCAAAACCACTTTCTTAGGGACTATTGGCAGCGAAAGCAAACTGGCCGAATGTTATGCCGCGGCAGATGCATTCCTGATCCCATCGCTGGAGGATAACCTGCCTTATACTGTAATGGAAAGCCTGGCTTGCGGCACACCCGTAATAAGCTTTACAACGGGCGGTATCCCGGATATGGTGAATCATGAGTACAATGGTTACCTGGCCGAATATAAATCGGCAGAGAGCTTTACAGCGGGTATGGAATGGGTGGTTGATTATCCTGATCAACAATTATTGCAGAAACAGGCACGACAAACCGTGATGCAGTATTTCAGTGAAGATACCGTTGCCAAAAAACATATTAAGTTATACGAGCAGGTTATTAAAACTACTGCTAAAGCCAAAACCAAAGCTTAA
- a CDS encoding gliding motility-associated C-terminal domain-containing protein — MHKVLLFTFMLILFNAAYGQQRLVYNNKFFILDPIPTVSIINNNAVTHKKTQGIASPVINVGPLSGTIKTCAHVASTTFQQFTISGDNLTSDLQVSAPYVNAYDDTYTPPTFIGYISGFEISTTPNDPASFSHLLTLPQVNGKVATITIYVRMSADNVHPNYPAIIEANTDGIPSKNIYYGDIKGSQTPLPDVDVSNQTICNNTLTAKITFKGRSEETTGKSYTWVNDNTAIGLAANGTGDIPSFIGKNSGTEPLRANVTVTPVGDCMGMPQTFHIVVNPTLHPVLTVSTLTPIVCTGATITFTATPKNVGDLPIYKWLINGKFDGGNTITGDNTLVYTSDKLKNGDKVTCTVTGATYCYTPVTSDPFTVNMIPLPQVHFDNSSYTIYPGQSVQLNAIANSSVNGYSWSPTTGLSNPGIANPIARPSETTLYKLTTSTAGGCTADASVTVNVVPRPDVYVNVFTPNGDGVNDTWTVPKLVNFPNCSVKIYNRYGGLVYQSIGYSKPWDGTFKSKPLPVGSYYYLIDLNTGDPPISGYVCILR; from the coding sequence ATGCATAAAGTATTATTATTTACTTTCATGCTTATACTTTTTAATGCTGCCTATGGGCAACAACGATTGGTGTACAATAACAAATTTTTCATTTTAGATCCTATCCCTACGGTCAGTATTATAAATAATAACGCCGTTACGCATAAAAAAACGCAGGGCATTGCTTCTCCTGTTATTAATGTTGGCCCGCTTAGCGGCACTATAAAAACATGTGCCCACGTAGCATCAACTACATTTCAGCAATTTACAATCTCGGGGGATAATCTGACATCCGATTTACAAGTATCAGCTCCGTATGTGAATGCGTATGACGATACGTATACGCCACCAACTTTTATTGGTTATATATCAGGGTTTGAAATCAGTACTACGCCAAATGATCCCGCGAGTTTCAGTCACTTATTAACGTTACCCCAAGTTAATGGCAAGGTTGCCACAATAACAATTTATGTGCGCATGTCTGCGGATAATGTTCATCCCAACTACCCAGCAATTATAGAAGCTAATACCGATGGTATACCGTCAAAAAACATATATTATGGTGATATAAAGGGCAGTCAAACTCCCCTGCCCGATGTAGATGTGAGCAACCAAACCATTTGTAATAATACGCTAACTGCAAAAATTACATTTAAGGGCAGAAGTGAAGAAACAACCGGCAAAAGCTACACATGGGTAAATGACAATACAGCTATTGGCCTTGCTGCTAATGGCACCGGTGATATCCCGTCTTTTATTGGTAAAAATTCTGGTACCGAACCCCTTCGGGCAAACGTAACGGTAACACCTGTTGGCGACTGTATGGGAATGCCCCAAACTTTTCATATTGTGGTTAATCCAACATTGCACCCAGTGTTAACTGTGAGTACTTTAACTCCAATTGTGTGCACAGGTGCCACCATAACGTTTACAGCCACCCCAAAAAACGTTGGCGACCTCCCTATTTATAAATGGCTTATAAATGGCAAGTTTGATGGCGGTAATACCATTACAGGCGATAACACGCTTGTTTATACAAGCGACAAACTTAAAAACGGTGATAAAGTAACCTGTACTGTAACGGGTGCCACTTATTGTTATACACCGGTTACAAGTGATCCTTTCACCGTTAACATGATACCGCTGCCCCAAGTGCACTTTGATAATAGCAGTTATACAATTTACCCGGGGCAAAGTGTACAACTTAATGCCATTGCCAATAGTTCTGTTAATGGTTACTCATGGAGCCCAACAACCGGTTTAAGCAACCCAGGCATCGCTAATCCAATTGCAAGGCCCAGCGAAACTACCTTGTATAAATTAACAACCAGTACTGCAGGTGGCTGCACGGCCGATGCCAGCGTTACAGTTAATGTAGTACCCAGGCCAGATGTTTATGTTAACGTGTTTACCCCCAATGGCGATGGCGTTAACGATACCTGGACTGTACCCAAGTTGGTTAACTTCCCCAATTGTAGTGTGAAGATCTATAACCGGTACGGCGGTTTGGTTTATCAATCAATTGGTTATTCAAAACCCTGGGATGGCACCTTTAAATCCAAACCGTTACCAGTAGGTTCTTACTACTACCTCATTGATCTTAACACAGGCGATCCGCCAATTTCTGGTTATGTATGTATTTTGCGATAA
- a CDS encoding glycosyltransferase family 2 protein codes for MFQPKLSIITIVYNNVRDIERTLKSIISQTYTNIEYIVIDGASTDGTLEILHQYKQHINKLITEPDKGIYDAMNKGLALATGDYVLFMNSGDEIYSPETVANVFASSPDADIYYGETEMINDAGESLGRRRHQAPEQFTWRKFKYGMSISHQAICIKRSLVEPYDSKYDLSADIDWILKAAKKAKKIVNVHQYVAKYLVGGMSKKRHRQSLIERFNIMKEHYGLLPTVFNHGVIAFNLGWYWLRNRRTND; via the coding sequence ATGTTTCAGCCCAAACTCAGCATCATTACCATTGTTTATAATAACGTTCGCGATATTGAGCGTACGTTGAAATCTATCATTTCGCAAACTTATACTAATATCGAGTATATCGTTATTGATGGCGCTTCGACCGATGGGACGCTGGAAATCCTCCATCAATACAAACAACATATCAACAAACTGATCACCGAGCCCGACAAAGGTATTTACGACGCCATGAACAAAGGCCTCGCCCTGGCAACCGGCGATTATGTATTGTTTATGAATTCGGGCGATGAGATCTATTCGCCCGAAACTGTAGCCAATGTTTTTGCATCATCTCCCGATGCAGATATCTACTACGGCGAAACAGAAATGATTAATGATGCGGGTGAAAGTCTCGGCCGCCGCCGCCACCAGGCTCCTGAACAATTTACCTGGCGAAAGTTTAAGTATGGCATGAGTATCAGTCACCAGGCTATCTGCATTAAACGTTCACTTGTTGAACCTTATGATAGCAAATATGATTTGAGCGCAGATATCGATTGGATATTAAAAGCTGCCAAAAAAGCTAAAAAGATTGTAAACGTACATCAGTACGTGGCTAAATATCTGGTAGGTGGGATGTCGAAAAAACGGCACCGCCAAAGCTTAATTGAGCGCTTTAATATTATGAAAGAGCATTATGGTTTACTACCAACTGTGTTTAATCATGGTGTAATTGCTTTTAATTTGGGTTGGTACTGGTTGAGGAATAGGAGAACGAATGATTGA
- a CDS encoding DUF5615 family PIN-like protein produces MISFLVDVHLPISLSKFLDKHPDCNSTHVNQILQKWHTTDSEICKYADAGSMIVITKDSDFKDTHFIKQTPRKVIKVTLGNISNNELLNIFEKYLSFILSLTLKDIFYIEIGKDQITMID; encoded by the coding sequence ATGATCAGCTTTTTAGTTGATGTTCATTTACCAATCAGTTTGTCTAAGTTTTTAGATAAGCATCCTGATTGCAATTCTACACACGTTAATCAAATCCTTCAAAAGTGGCACACTACAGATAGTGAAATTTGCAAATATGCAGATGCTGGTTCTATGATTGTAATAACAAAAGATAGTGATTTTAAAGACACACACTTTATCAAACAAACGCCCAGGAAAGTAATAAAAGTAACTCTGGGAAATATCTCAAATAATGAATTGCTTAATATTTTTGAGAAATATTTGTCTTTTATCCTATCTCTCACTTTAAAGGATATTTTTTACATAGAGATAGGCAAAGATCAAATCACAATGATTGATTAG
- a CDS encoding DUF433 domain-containing protein, whose translation MENHIDRITIDTDICHGKPAIRHMRWPVEAIIDLIASGMSFDEIITDHPELEKEDILASLAYAKVVLSGKSLLEV comes from the coding sequence ATGGAAAACCATATCGACAGGATTACTATTGATACAGACATCTGCCATGGCAAGCCAGCTATACGACACATGCGCTGGCCGGTTGAGGCAATTATTGATCTAATCGCATCAGGTATGTCATTTGATGAGATCATAACCGATCATCCCGAATTAGAGAAAGAAGACATATTAGCGTCACTCGCTTATGCCAAAGTCGTTCTGTCTGGAAAATCTTTATTGGAAGTTTAA